The Lewinellaceae bacterium genome has a segment encoding these proteins:
- a CDS encoding HU family DNA-binding protein, whose translation MNKGDLINKVAEEAGLTKAQAESAVNAMLNGIAGALKAGDSAAFIGFGTFSVSNRAARAGRNPQTGETIQIAAKNLVKFKAGKGLTDSLN comes from the coding sequence ATGAACAAAGGAGATTTAATCAACAAAGTTGCCGAAGAAGCAGGTTTGACAAAAGCACAAGCAGAAAGTGCTGTAAACGCAATGTTGAACGGAATTGCTGGCGCATTGAAAGCAGGTGATTCTGCTGCATTTATTGGATTTGGAACTTTTTCAGTTTCAAATCGTGCAGCACGTGCAGGTAGAAACCCACAAACCGGTGAAACGATCCAGATTGCGGCTAAAAATTTAGTGAAGTTTAAGGCTGGAAAAGGTTTAACAGATAGCTTAAACTAA
- a CDS encoding DUF885 family protein — protein sequence MRNTLWIVQIIFSMIIIPKTSVGQSFTADQPPVTEVYQLANQLMADYGSLSRFYFIQDSPERRERFQAFFNDYLDRLDQLPFDELSTGGKVDYILVHRFLDNEMYELSVEEKEYALVQKWITPGEPIYTLEKERRRGKYMEGSEVAGLLNDLLKKFGQASKDLKTEKPVFSKPLVRRAQSILKGQRKALKSVFSFYNGYDPQFTWWTSRPFEELDTLISLYAKMIEERIDPSTLPEDDGSGIIGNPIGRTELIRQLQFEMIPYTPEELVEIANKEFAWCDAELLKASREMGFGNDWKKAQEKVKQSYVKEGHQPEAMLQLYNESVAFLKANDLITIPPLAEETWRMSMISPERQLISPFFLGGEVLQISYPTDEMSHENKLMSMRGNNPHFSRATVHHELIAGHHLQQFMNNRYHSYRFYRTPFWTEGWALYWELLLWDKEFPQSPEDRIGMLFWRMHRCARIIFSINYHLGEWTPQQCIDFLVDRVGHERANAEGEVRRSFTGHYGPLYQIAYMIGGLQFYALKTELVERGKMTYKEFHDAVLRENNMPVEMVRAILTDQPLEKDFKSAWRFYER from the coding sequence ATGAGAAACACCCTTTGGATTGTTCAAATTATTTTTTCTATGATCATAATCCCAAAGACTTCTGTAGGTCAATCCTTTACTGCTGATCAACCACCGGTAACGGAAGTATATCAGCTGGCTAACCAGCTCATGGCTGATTACGGCAGTTTATCCCGCTTTTATTTTATCCAGGATTCCCCGGAACGCAGAGAAAGGTTCCAGGCTTTTTTCAATGATTACCTTGACCGGCTGGACCAACTTCCGTTTGATGAATTATCGACAGGAGGAAAGGTGGATTATATCCTGGTGCACAGATTTTTGGATAATGAAATGTATGAACTCTCCGTAGAAGAAAAGGAATATGCCCTGGTTCAAAAATGGATAACCCCGGGCGAACCGATTTATACCCTGGAAAAAGAAAGGCGAAGAGGAAAGTATATGGAGGGCAGTGAGGTGGCCGGCCTGTTAAATGATCTGCTGAAAAAATTCGGACAGGCCTCTAAAGACCTGAAAACAGAAAAGCCTGTTTTTTCAAAACCCCTGGTGCGCCGGGCGCAAAGCATTCTCAAAGGGCAACGCAAAGCCCTGAAAAGTGTATTCAGCTTTTACAATGGGTACGATCCACAATTTACCTGGTGGACCTCCCGACCTTTTGAGGAACTGGATACCCTGATCAGCCTTTATGCCAAAATGATCGAAGAAAGGATAGATCCCTCGACCCTGCCCGAGGATGACGGCAGCGGCATCATTGGAAATCCTATCGGTCGGACCGAGCTGATACGCCAATTACAATTCGAAATGATCCCTTACACCCCTGAAGAGCTGGTAGAGATCGCCAACAAGGAATTTGCCTGGTGCGACGCCGAGCTTTTAAAGGCTTCAAGGGAAATGGGGTTTGGCAACGATTGGAAAAAAGCACAGGAAAAAGTGAAACAATCCTATGTAAAGGAGGGGCACCAACCGGAAGCTATGCTTCAGTTGTACAATGAATCCGTAGCTTTCCTCAAAGCAAACGACCTGATCACCATTCCTCCCCTGGCGGAAGAAACCTGGAGAATGAGCATGATCTCCCCGGAAAGGCAATTGATCAGCCCCTTTTTCCTGGGAGGAGAAGTACTCCAGATCTCCTACCCTACAGACGAGATGAGCCATGAGAACAAACTCATGTCCATGCGGGGCAATAATCCTCACTTTTCACGTGCCACGGTTCACCATGAATTGATCGCTGGACATCATTTACAGCAGTTTATGAACAACCGGTATCATTCGTACAGGTTTTATCGCACTCCTTTCTGGACGGAAGGATGGGCCTTATACTGGGAATTGTTGCTCTGGGATAAGGAGTTTCCTCAATCCCCGGAAGACCGGATCGGTATGCTTTTTTGGCGGATGCACCGCTGTGCACGCATCATTTTTTCCATCAACTATCACCTCGGAGAGTGGACTCCCCAGCAATGTATCGACTTCCTGGTCGACAGGGTCGGGCACGAAAGGGCTAATGCCGAAGGAGAGGTCAGACGTTCCTTTACCGGCCATTACGGACCGCTCTATCAAATCGCCTACATGATCGGAGGTTTGCAGTTTTATGCTCTAAAAACAGAGCTGGTGGAGCGTGGAAAAATGACTTATAAGGAATTCCACGATGCCGTGCTTCGGGAAAATAATATGCCGGTGGAAATGGTTCGGGCCATATTGACCGATCAACCCCTGGAAAAGGATTTTAAGAGCGCATGGAGATTTTATGAACGCTAA
- a CDS encoding glucosaminidase domain-containing protein, translating to MSKSIASAKVKVYLRNNWIKIGIAVLFLFILMKKDLSFSVDLNAPTGSPVQQKMAPQAPKPKETKKDILSERKPEEEESAITKLFVAPLNNFLAGKEESSDKFWLMDEDDMVDFINRFTHVAENEQLKYGVPASIILSSSLLLSEAGSSELSRAGNNFFALPCTADWMGKEDQYGGKCFRHYENAWTSFRDNSLYLTTYLFPGKKLPPDDHKSWVTALEQVNYAEEPNLAAQLIKIINHFDLDELDK from the coding sequence ATGAGTAAATCAATCGCCTCCGCCAAAGTAAAAGTTTACCTCCGGAATAATTGGATTAAGATAGGTATTGCTGTTTTGTTCCTGTTTATTCTGATGAAAAAAGACCTGAGTTTCTCAGTCGATCTCAATGCGCCAACAGGTTCGCCAGTGCAACAAAAAATGGCGCCTCAGGCTCCGAAGCCTAAAGAAACAAAAAAAGATATTCTCTCGGAGCGAAAACCTGAAGAGGAGGAATCTGCCATCACCAAATTATTTGTGGCCCCGCTAAATAATTTTTTGGCAGGAAAAGAGGAAAGTAGCGATAAATTCTGGTTGATGGATGAAGATGACATGGTCGATTTTATCAATAGATTTACTCACGTCGCGGAGAATGAACAACTCAAATATGGTGTCCCGGCCTCTATAATTTTATCCAGCAGTCTTTTATTGAGTGAAGCGGGCAGTTCTGAATTGTCGAGAGCCGGCAATAATTTTTTCGCCTTGCCCTGTACGGCAGACTGGATGGGTAAAGAAGACCAGTATGGCGGTAAATGTTTTCGGCATTACGAAAATGCCTGGACGAGTTTTAGGGACAATAGTCTTTATCTGACGACATATCTCTTCCCCGGTAAAAAACTACCCCCTGACGATCACAAAAGTTGGGTTACTGCCCTTGAACAGGTCAATTACGCGGAGGAGCCCAACCTGGCAGCACAACTGATAAAGATAATCAATCATTTTGACCTGGACGAATTGGATAAGTAA
- the thrS gene encoding threonine--tRNA ligase, with amino-acid sequence MINITFPDGNVRQYEKGTTAFEIAKSISEGLARNVLSAKVNGEVWDATRPLNEDARLQLLTWNDLDGKKTFWHSSAHLMAEALEALYPGIKFGAGPATDSGFYYDVDPGENKISPEDFPKIEQKMLELARQKNDYCRKPVSKEAAIEYFKKKGDEYKLELIEKRGEDEALTLYEQGSFVDLCKGPHISDTSSIKAVKVMNVAGAYWQGDESRQQMTRVYGVSFPKQKELTEYLELLEEAKKRDHRKLGAELELFMFSEKVGSGLPIWLPNGNALRERLMNYLKEEQEKRGYKLVTTPHIGRKELYITSGHYEKYGEDSFQPIHTPREGEEFMLKPMNCPHHCEIYAHRPHSYKELPLRIAEFGTVYRYEQSGELHGLSRVRGFTQDDAHIFCTPDQLKEEFLNVLDLTTGVFRKMGFEDFTAQISLRDPDKPEKYIGSTENWEKAESAIIEATKEVNLKTVTELGEAAFYGPKLDFMIKDALGRSWQLGTIQVDYNLPDRFELEYIGSDNQTHRPVMIHRAPFGSMERFISILIEHTAGKFPLWLAPEQFAILPISDKWEAYAEEIKTQLAVHDIRGYIDNRTESIGRKIRDTELKKVPFMLIVGEKEAESQSVGVRRQGDGDLGSMSVAEFVALFKAEV; translated from the coding sequence ATGATAAACATTACTTTTCCCGACGGCAATGTGCGGCAGTATGAAAAAGGGACTACTGCGTTTGAAATAGCCAAATCCATTAGTGAAGGATTGGCGAGAAACGTCCTCTCCGCAAAAGTGAACGGTGAGGTTTGGGATGCCACCCGGCCATTGAATGAAGATGCAAGGCTGCAGTTGTTGACGTGGAACGACCTGGACGGGAAGAAAACATTCTGGCACTCTTCTGCCCACCTGATGGCAGAGGCACTGGAAGCTTTATATCCTGGGATCAAATTCGGTGCAGGTCCTGCTACGGATTCTGGTTTTTACTATGACGTTGACCCGGGGGAGAATAAGATTTCTCCTGAGGATTTTCCAAAGATCGAGCAGAAAATGCTTGAGCTGGCCCGTCAGAAAAACGACTATTGCAGAAAGCCGGTTTCCAAAGAGGCTGCCATTGAATATTTTAAGAAAAAAGGGGACGAATACAAACTTGAGCTGATCGAAAAGCGCGGGGAGGATGAAGCCCTGACCTTATATGAACAGGGGAGTTTTGTGGACCTTTGCAAAGGGCCGCATATTTCGGATACCAGTTCCATCAAAGCGGTGAAGGTGATGAACGTTGCCGGTGCCTACTGGCAGGGCGATGAGAGCCGCCAGCAAATGACCCGTGTTTATGGAGTTTCGTTTCCGAAGCAAAAAGAACTGACCGAATACCTGGAATTGCTGGAGGAAGCCAAAAAACGTGACCACCGTAAACTTGGGGCCGAACTGGAACTCTTTATGTTTTCGGAAAAAGTCGGCAGTGGTTTACCGATCTGGCTGCCTAATGGGAATGCCCTGCGCGAACGCCTGATGAACTACCTCAAGGAAGAACAGGAAAAACGGGGATACAAATTGGTCACCACCCCTCATATCGGGAGAAAAGAACTGTACATCACTTCCGGTCACTATGAAAAATACGGTGAGGATAGCTTCCAGCCCATCCACACACCACGTGAAGGGGAAGAGTTCATGCTGAAGCCGATGAACTGTCCTCACCACTGTGAAATATATGCCCACCGCCCGCATTCGTACAAGGAACTTCCCTTGCGCATTGCAGAGTTCGGAACGGTATACCGTTATGAGCAAAGCGGAGAGTTGCACGGACTTTCCAGGGTACGTGGTTTTACGCAGGATGATGCCCACATTTTCTGTACCCCGGATCAGTTGAAGGAGGAATTCCTCAATGTCCTCGATCTGACTACAGGAGTGTTCAGAAAAATGGGTTTTGAAGATTTTACGGCCCAGATTTCGTTGAGAGATCCGGATAAACCTGAAAAATATATCGGTTCTACTGAAAATTGGGAAAAAGCCGAAAGCGCTATTATCGAAGCGACCAAAGAGGTCAATCTAAAGACCGTTACCGAACTCGGTGAAGCGGCTTTCTACGGGCCAAAGCTCGATTTTATGATCAAGGATGCCCTGGGGCGTTCCTGGCAGTTGGGTACCATCCAGGTGGATTACAATCTGCCCGATCGATTTGAGCTGGAGTACATCGGATCTGATAACCAGACGCACCGACCGGTCATGATCCACCGTGCGCCTTTTGGTTCCATGGAACGTTTTATCAGTATCCTTATCGAACATACAGCCGGTAAATTCCCGTTGTGGCTGGCTCCTGAACAGTTTGCCATCCTGCCCATCAGCGACAAATGGGAGGCTTATGCCGAGGAAATTAAAACCCAGCTTGCCGTACATGATATTCGGGGTTATATCGACAACAGGACAGAATCCATCGGCCGTAAGATCAGAGATACGGAATTGAAAAAGGTGCCGTTCATGCTGATCGTCGGAGAGAAAGAAGCCGAAAGTCAGTCCGTGGGAGTTCGCCGTCAGGGAGACGGTGACCTGGGAAGTATGAGTGTAGCCGAATTTGTTGCCTTGTTTAAGGCAGAAGTTTAA
- a CDS encoding M15 family metallopeptidase, whose protein sequence is MGLMDHSIVLDLKYATTDNFVGEKMYECGRCFLRKEVAVQLIRAHKALQGRGYGLKMFDCYRPRPIQWKLWKKVPDRRYVADPEKGSMHNRGAAVDLTIVDAEGNELDMGTPYDFFGPQAHPSYTALPDTVLHHRQLLSETMIHYGFRPTNTEWWHFSWNGQNYPLSDMLWECD, encoded by the coding sequence ATCGGGCTAATGGACCACAGTATTGTGCTTGATTTAAAATATGCCACGACCGATAATTTTGTGGGAGAGAAAATGTACGAATGCGGAAGATGTTTCCTGCGAAAAGAAGTGGCCGTGCAACTTATCCGGGCACATAAAGCCCTGCAGGGAAGAGGATACGGGCTTAAAATGTTCGACTGCTACCGGCCCCGGCCCATCCAGTGGAAGTTGTGGAAAAAGGTGCCGGATCGCCGCTACGTGGCTGATCCCGAAAAAGGATCGATGCACAATCGGGGTGCGGCAGTCGATCTCACGATCGTGGATGCCGAAGGCAATGAACTGGACATGGGGACGCCCTACGATTTTTTCGGGCCGCAGGCACATCCCTCATACACCGCGCTTCCTGACACCGTTTTGCACCACAGGCAATTGCTTTCCGAAACCATGATTCATTACGGTTTCCGCCCTACTAATACAGAATGGTGGCATTTTTCATGGAACGGACAAAACTATCCTTTGTCAGATATGTTATGGGAATGTGATTAG
- a CDS encoding glycoside hydrolase family 25 protein yields MDGFDVHGIDVSHYQGRINWQMVGDHGIDFVFVKATEGNDYQDSIFCDNWDLMRIHGMKRGAYHFFRPTVSVDLQVANFVDNVILENGDLPPVLDVETYDGASKLQIISAMRQWLYEVEIHYNVKPIIYTNLKFFNKNLAGQFKDYPLWIARYSSREPRMADNQHWDFWQYGNKGIIPGINGFVDFNVFRGNHADLDSICFKPAEVISQSR; encoded by the coding sequence ATGGATGGTTTTGATGTCCATGGAATAGATGTGTCTCATTACCAGGGACGGATCAACTGGCAAATGGTGGGGGATCATGGTATTGACTTTGTTTTTGTTAAAGCTACGGAAGGCAATGATTACCAGGATTCCATCTTTTGTGACAACTGGGACCTGATGCGGATTCATGGGATGAAACGCGGGGCCTATCATTTTTTCCGCCCGACGGTTTCGGTTGATTTGCAGGTAGCTAATTTTGTGGATAATGTTATTTTGGAAAACGGGGATCTTCCTCCCGTTCTGGATGTAGAAACTTATGATGGGGCATCCAAATTACAGATCATCAGTGCCATGCGCCAATGGCTTTACGAGGTCGAAATTCACTATAATGTGAAGCCCATTATTTATACCAATCTTAAGTTTTTTAATAAAAATCTGGCAGGGCAATTTAAGGATTACCCGTTATGGATTGCACGTTATAGTTCCAGAGAACCCCGCATGGCTGATAACCAGCATTGGGATTTTTGGCAATACGGCAATAAAGGCATCATTCCGGGGATAAACGGCTTCGTGGATTTTAATGTTTTTCGTGGCAATCACGCCGACCTGGATTCCATATGTTTCAAACCTGCCGAGGTCATCAGTCAATCTCGTTAG
- a CDS encoding VOC family protein yields MSQKITNIAIIVKDYDEAIDFYTRKLGFVLVEDTTLNAKKRWVRVCPKGDDGCCILLAKASTERQKTAIGNQSAGRVFLFLHTDNFDQDFKNLLDHKIKIVRQPVVEAYGKVAVFEDLYGNLWDLVQPL; encoded by the coding sequence ATGTCACAAAAAATAACCAATATCGCCATTATCGTAAAGGATTACGACGAAGCCATTGATTTTTACACGCGTAAACTGGGATTTGTCCTGGTGGAAGACACCACCTTAAATGCGAAAAAAAGATGGGTCAGGGTTTGCCCAAAGGGAGACGATGGTTGCTGTATTTTATTGGCAAAGGCTTCCACAGAACGGCAAAAAACAGCCATCGGCAACCAAAGCGCAGGAAGGGTATTTCTTTTTTTACACACCGACAATTTCGATCAGGATTTTAAAAATTTACTGGATCATAAAATAAAAATCGTACGCCAGCCCGTGGTAGAGGCGTATGGCAAAGTAGCCGTTTTTGAAGACCTTTACGGCAATCTTTGGGATTTGGTGCAGCCTTTATGA
- a CDS encoding AAA family ATPase: MEFKSDVEAVDALAQSYRDLKSEVGKIIVGQDEVVMAVIISLFSNGHSLLVGVPGLAKTLLVSTISEVLDLDFKRIQFTPDLMPSDITGSEILDEDRHFKFNHGPVFSNIVLADEINRTPPKTQAALLEAMQERSVTVSGETHSLPAPFFVLATQNPIEQEGTYPLPEAQLDRFMFNIFLDYPSYQEEIDIVKATTTVQDYQLKHVVTGAQILFYQKLIRKIPIADNVLEYAVSLATKTRPGTERATDMVNQYISWGAGPRASQYLVLGAKCHAAIHGKYSPDIEDVQAIANFVLRHRIVRNYKAEAEGITVEKIIKSLF; this comes from the coding sequence CTGGAATTTAAATCAGACGTAGAAGCGGTTGACGCATTGGCACAATCTTACAGGGACCTCAAAAGCGAAGTAGGAAAAATAATCGTTGGGCAGGATGAGGTCGTCATGGCCGTTATCATTTCCCTGTTCAGCAACGGACACAGTTTATTGGTGGGGGTTCCCGGGTTGGCAAAAACCCTTTTGGTAAGTACCATTTCAGAAGTACTGGACCTGGATTTCAAGCGTATCCAGTTTACGCCGGACCTTATGCCTTCCGATATTACAGGATCTGAGATTCTGGATGAAGATCGCCATTTCAAATTCAACCACGGCCCCGTTTTCTCCAATATCGTGCTGGCGGATGAGATCAACCGTACGCCTCCCAAGACACAGGCGGCCTTGTTGGAGGCGATGCAGGAACGTTCCGTTACGGTAAGTGGAGAGACCCATAGCCTTCCGGCGCCATTTTTTGTACTCGCTACGCAAAATCCAATCGAGCAGGAAGGTACCTATCCACTTCCAGAAGCACAGCTCGACCGTTTCATGTTCAATATTTTCCTTGACTACCCTTCTTACCAGGAAGAAATTGACATCGTAAAAGCAACCACTACCGTTCAGGATTACCAACTGAAACACGTGGTAACCGGGGCACAGATTTTGTTCTATCAAAAGTTGATCCGTAAAATTCCTATTGCGGATAATGTCCTGGAATATGCTGTTTCCCTGGCGACAAAAACCCGCCCCGGAACCGAACGTGCCACCGACATGGTAAACCAGTACATATCCTGGGGTGCTGGACCTAGAGCTTCTCAATACCTCGTTTTGGGGGCTAAATGTCACGCAGCTATCCATGGTAAATATTCCCCGGACATTGAAGATGTTCAGGCGATCGCCAATTTTGTACTCCGCCACAGGATCGTAAGAAACTAC
- a CDS encoding cystathionine gamma-synthase, giving the protein MKFGTKVIHAGIEPDPTTGAVMTPIYQTSTYAQEAPGKHKGYEYARTQNPTRHALEQNLAALENGKFAVAFGSGMAAMDSIIRLLEPGDEVIATNDLYGGAYRQLTKVHERYGVVSHFVDMTDLKKVEKLISKKTKMFWVETPTNPMLSIIDIKAICGLAKKHKILTCVDNTFASPYLQTPLDLGADIVIHSATKYLGGHSDVVLGAVIVKSRKLSEKLFFLQNSVGAIPGPHDCFLVLRGIKTLHLRVKRACKNARKIALYLKEQPQVDKVYYPGFKDHPGHEIAKSQMRDFGGMVSFSLKKDTLENATQVLSNTKLFTLAESLGGVESLIGHPATMTHASIPKKERMKVGLTDSLIRLSVGVENVNDLIEDLAKAFKKIK; this is encoded by the coding sequence ATGAAATTTGGAACTAAGGTTATTCATGCGGGCATTGAACCTGACCCGACCACTGGTGCAGTAATGACACCTATTTATCAAACCTCTACTTATGCCCAGGAGGCACCGGGGAAACACAAAGGGTATGAATATGCCCGGACGCAAAACCCGACGAGGCACGCCCTGGAGCAAAATCTTGCCGCTCTGGAAAACGGAAAGTTTGCAGTCGCTTTTGGGAGCGGAATGGCCGCCATGGATTCCATCATCAGGCTTTTGGAGCCGGGAGATGAGGTGATTGCCACCAATGATCTCTACGGAGGAGCTTATCGCCAATTGACTAAAGTGCATGAGCGTTATGGGGTGGTCTCGCATTTTGTAGATATGACCGACCTCAAAAAAGTGGAAAAACTTATTTCCAAAAAAACAAAGATGTTCTGGGTGGAAACCCCTACCAACCCCATGTTGAGCATCATTGATATCAAGGCCATTTGCGGTCTTGCCAAAAAACATAAGATCCTCACCTGTGTGGATAATACCTTTGCCTCTCCTTACCTGCAGACCCCTCTGGATTTGGGGGCCGATATTGTGATACATTCCGCAACAAAATACCTTGGCGGCCATTCTGATGTCGTACTTGGAGCCGTAATTGTCAAATCGAGGAAGCTGAGCGAAAAATTATTTTTCCTCCAAAATTCCGTTGGTGCCATACCGGGCCCACACGATTGTTTTCTCGTACTCAGAGGGATAAAAACCCTGCACCTCCGTGTAAAAAGAGCCTGTAAGAATGCCCGCAAAATAGCGTTGTATCTGAAGGAACAACCTCAGGTGGATAAAGTCTATTATCCTGGCTTCAAGGATCATCCGGGTCATGAAATTGCAAAATCCCAAATGCGGGATTTTGGTGGAATGGTTTCATTCTCCCTTAAAAAGGATACGCTTGAAAATGCAACCCAGGTGTTGAGCAATACAAAATTGTTCACTCTTGCAGAATCGCTTGGCGGAGTGGAATCTCTTATCGGGCATCCTGCCACCATGACCCATGCCTCTATTCCTAAAAAGGAAAGGATGAAAGTAGGGCTTACCGATTCTCTCATTCGTCTGAGCGTAGGGGTGGAGAATGTAAATGACCTGATTGAAGACCTCGCAAAGGCTTTTAAAAAGATCAAGTAG
- a CDS encoding DUF2807 domain-containing protein has product MKNLKVVLIVLGVGLFFAFNNPPKFLSHSHSIKGEGNAVTKEITLDPFHSIGLSLDADVILKQGSPQKVEIDAEANIIDNIKTKVRNGSWNIGFEENVRKHEKITIYITIPDLKAVSVAGSGDVTTKGAFTGMENLALSIAGSGDLKLEGEAKSLDISVAGSGDVLMTGSAGKVGVSIAGSGDVNLKDLVAGDCDISIAGSGNCKVNTSGNLDVSIVGSGDVYYTGGAKVHSSIMGSGDLHEM; this is encoded by the coding sequence ATGAAAAACCTAAAAGTTGTTTTAATTGTTTTGGGCGTTGGGCTGTTTTTTGCGTTCAATAACCCACCAAAATTCCTGAGCCATTCCCATTCAATTAAAGGCGAAGGTAATGCCGTTACCAAAGAAATTACCCTCGACCCGTTTCACAGTATTGGCCTTTCATTGGATGCAGACGTAATCCTGAAGCAGGGTAGTCCGCAAAAAGTAGAGATCGACGCTGAAGCCAATATCATTGACAACATCAAAACCAAAGTCAGGAACGGATCCTGGAATATTGGTTTTGAAGAGAATGTCAGAAAGCATGAAAAAATCACTATTTATATCACCATTCCCGACCTTAAGGCCGTTTCGGTTGCCGGTTCAGGGGATGTAACCACTAAGGGCGCTTTTACAGGTATGGAAAACTTGGCGCTTTCCATAGCCGGTTCCGGAGATTTAAAACTTGAAGGCGAGGCTAAATCTTTAGATATTAGCGTTGCGGGTTCCGGAGATGTTTTAATGACCGGCAGCGCCGGGAAGGTAGGAGTCAGCATAGCCGGTTCAGGAGATGTTAATCTGAAGGATTTGGTCGCCGGCGATTGTGATATCAGTATTGCGGGTTCCGGAAATTGTAAAGTCAATACCAGCGGAAACCTGGATGTTTCCATCGTGGGTTCCGGAGATGTTTATTACACCGGAGGGGCAAAAGTCCATTCAAGTATTATGGGGTCCGGGGACTTGCATGAAATGTAA
- a CDS encoding aspartate aminotransferase family protein — MASIRQLFLKHVAPTTPFPLMLEIERSEGIYLFSPEGNRWMDLISGIGVSSLGHCHPKVVKAVKTQADRYLHTMVYGEHIQAPQVKLAKLLADNLPENLNSVYFVTSGSEAVEGAMKLAKKATGRTEIISAKNAYHGSSHGSASLMWPTDFTQAYYPLVPDINHISFNDETDLGLITSRTAGVVIETVQGEAGIQPPKNDYLKKLRKRCDETGTLLILDEIQAGYGRTGSLFAFEQYDVIPDILLLAKGMGGGMPIGAFVSSEELMKTLSVNPILGHITTFGGHPVSCAAALATLEYLLESSLIEEVPDKANLFRKLLVHPEIREVRNAGLMMAVQLESSDFLQDTIAHCLDNGIMIDWFLFNDSSLRIAPPLIITSDEIKEACRVILDGIEVAMKKRKKPH, encoded by the coding sequence ATGGCATCAATACGACAATTATTTTTAAAACATGTGGCTCCCACAACGCCCTTCCCGCTCATGCTGGAGATTGAGCGTAGCGAAGGCATTTACCTCTTTTCCCCGGAAGGCAACCGGTGGATGGATTTGATTTCGGGTATTGGGGTGAGCAGCCTCGGACATTGTCATCCCAAAGTGGTAAAGGCGGTAAAAACCCAGGCTGACCGATATTTACACACCATGGTTTACGGCGAACATATCCAGGCGCCCCAGGTTAAACTTGCAAAACTCCTGGCCGACAATCTTCCCGAAAATCTCAATAGCGTTTATTTTGTTACATCGGGCAGCGAGGCAGTGGAAGGAGCCATGAAACTGGCCAAAAAAGCTACCGGCAGAACGGAGATCATCTCGGCAAAAAACGCCTACCACGGAAGTTCTCACGGTTCAGCCAGCCTCATGTGGCCGACCGACTTCACCCAGGCATATTATCCCCTGGTTCCCGATATAAACCACATTTCTTTTAATGATGAAACTGATCTCGGGCTCATCACCAGTCGAACCGCAGGCGTGGTCATCGAAACGGTACAAGGGGAAGCCGGTATCCAACCGCCCAAAAATGATTATCTTAAAAAACTCCGCAAACGCTGCGACGAAACGGGCACCCTGCTCATCCTCGATGAGATCCAGGCCGGTTACGGCCGGACAGGAAGCCTTTTCGCCTTTGAACAGTATGATGTCATCCCTGATATCCTGCTGCTGGCTAAAGGTATGGGAGGGGGAATGCCCATCGGAGCATTCGTCTCCTCTGAAGAACTCATGAAAACCCTGTCCGTCAATCCTATTCTCGGACACATTACCACCTTTGGCGGCCATCCCGTAAGTTGTGCCGCTGCCCTGGCTACGCTGGAATACCTGCTGGAGAGCTCCCTGATCGAAGAAGTTCCCGACAAAGCCAATTTATTCCGAAAATTACTGGTTCACCCCGAGATCAGAGAAGTGAGAAATGCAGGACTCATGATGGCTGTCCAACTGGAAAGCTCCGACTTTCTCCAGGACACTATCGCCCATTGCCTCGACAACGGGATTATGATAGACTGGTTTTTGTTCAACGACAGTTCCCTGCGTATTGCCCCACCTTTGATCATTACTTCAGATGAAATCAAGGAAGCCTGCCGGGTGATTCTGGATGGGATTGAGGTGGCCATGAAGAAAAGAAAAAAACCTCATTAA